The window CCAGGCCGGCAATCGCGATGCCTGGTGGCATGGATGGTGGGTTACGCCGCTACGCGGCTAACCCACAAAAGCTGGGCGCAACACTTAACCCGTACCCAGCGCTCCGAATGGAGCGCGGGGCTAGACTGAAACGGTGAGTCCAGCCTTTCCCGCCCCGCACGGGGGGAGGTGCGCAATGCCTATTCAGGACGGCTTCATCGGCAGCATCGGCAACACCCCGCTGATCCGCCTCGGCAGGCTGAGCGCCGAGACCGGCTGCGACATCCTCGGCAAGGCGGAGTTCCTCAACCCCGGCGGTTCGGTCAAGGACCGCGCGGCGCTGTACATCGTCCGCGACGCCGAGCGCCGTGGCAGCCTGCAGGCCGGTGGCACCATAGTCGAGGGCACCGCCGGCAACACCGGCATCGGCCTCGCGCACATCAGCGCGGCGCGCGGCTACCGCTGCATCATCGTGATTCCCGACAACCAGTCGCCGGAGAAGCTCGAGCTGTTGCGCGTGCTCGGCGCCGAGGTGCGCTCGGTGCCGGCCAAGCCCTACCGCGACCCGGACAACTACCAGAAGATCGCCGGCCGCCTGGCCGCCGAACTGCCGGGCGCGATCTGGGCCAACCAGTTCGACAACCTCGCCAACCGCCAGGCGCACTACGAGACCACCGGCCCGGAGATCTGGCGCGACACCGGCGGCCAACTCGATGCCTTCGTCTGCGCCACCGGCACCGGCGGCACCCTGGCCGGCGTCGCCCGCTATCTCAAGGCGCAGAATCCGGCGCTGCGCATCGTCCTCGCCGACCCCATGGGCAGTGCGCTCTACCATTGGGTGCAGTGTGGCGAGCTGGCGGCCGAGGGCAGTTCGATCACCGAGGGCATCGGCACCACGCGGATCACCGCCAACCTCGAGGGCACGCCGATCGACGCCGCGGTGCAGATCGACGACCAGTGCTGTGTGGACATGGTCTACCGCCTGCTGCGCGAAGAGGGCCTGTGCCTCGGCAGCTCCTCGGGGATCAACGTCGCCGCCGCCGTGCAGGTCGCGCGCGAGCTGGGCCCCGGGCATACCGTGGTGACCCTGCTGTGCGACCGCGGTGGCCTGTATTTCCAGCGCCTGTTCAACCCCGCCTGGCTGCGCGAGAAGGGCCTGCGGGCCGGTTAACGGTCGTCCAACAGCGGCCCCAGCAGCGCGACCATGCTGCGCCAGTGGCTGCCTTCCCAGAACAGCCGGTGGCAGGCGTTGCAGGTGTAGAAACGCGAGTAGCAGGCGCAGAGCCGGCTCGGCAGGCGTTCGGCGGCTTCCTCCTTGTCGATGCTGGACAGCGGCAGGTTGCAATGCAGGCACAGGCTGAACGGCCGCGCGCTGCGTGCCAGGTCCAGGCGCTCGAACAGCTCGCGCAGCTGCTGCGCCGGCTTCAGCGCATGCACGTAGCAGCCGTGGCTGATGATCCGCCGCTTGAGCAGCTCGCGGTCGCGGGTCAGGACGATGCGCCCCTGCTGCTCGGCGATGGCGGCGATCTGCTCGTCGGCGAAGTGGTTGTCGTAGAGGGTGTCGAAACCGCTCATGCGCAGCAGGTGGGCGAGGCCGCCGAGGTGCGCGTCGGCGACGAAGCGCAGGCGGCGCAGCGGGCGTTCGCGCACCTTGAGTAACGGGCTGATGTCCAGTGCCTCGAACTTGGGGTAGACGGCGACGCGGTCGCCGTCGTGCAGCAGGCGCTCGAAGCCCACCGACTCACCGTCGACCAGCACCAACTCGACCTCGGTGTGCGGCACGCCGAGCGCCTCGATCATGTGCTTGACCGTCGCCGCCCGCGCGCAGATGCAGGTGAACGCCTGGCGCCGGCGTTCGGCCGGGAGGAAGTCATTGAGTTCCTCGTAGAAGCGGAACGTGGCGCGGGTCATGGCCGACCGGCCGGTGAGTGGCTGCAAGGCTGGCGCTAGTAACCGCCGCCGCCCATGCCGCCGTAGCCGGTACTGGCGCGGGCGCGCTCCTCGCTCTCGCGTTCGCTGCAGCTCGTGAAGCCGGTGTGGTCGACCCGTCCGGCGACGTCGAAGCTGACGTGATAGGCCTGCTGGCGCCCGGCCTTGCTGAGCTGGTAGTCGTTGCAGGTGCCCTGGTCGGCGCTGCGAGCCTGGGTCGCCAGCGGCGCTCCGGCGATGCTCTGCACCTCTTGCTGGCTCATGCCCTTGTGGACCTGGGCGACCAGCGGCTGGTCGGCGAAGGTCCGGTAGGTCTCGTTCATACCGGCGCAGCCGGCCAGGCAGGCGAGTAGCCCGGTGGCGGCGAGAAGTTGTTGGGTCATGATCGGCTCCTCCGACGGAGCGGGTGAGACTAACAAGGTTAGCTCGCCTGCCCGCTAACGGCGCCCTTAAAACAGCCGCAGCGGCTCCTCGTCCAGGGCCGCCAGCTGTTCGCGCAGGGCCAGCACCTGATCGCCCCAGTAACGCTCGCTGCCGAACCAGGGGAAGCTCATGGGGAATGCCGGATCGTCCCAGCGGCGCGCCAGCCAGGCGCTGTAATGCAGCAGGCGCAGGGCGCGCAGACCCTCGATCAGCGCCAGCTCGCGGGGATCGAAGTCGTGGAATTCCTGGTAGCCATCCATCAGCTCGGACAGCTGGCCGAGCCGTTCATGGCGCTCGCCGGCGAGCATCATCCACAGGTCCTGCGCGGCCGGGCCGCTGCGGCAGTCGTCGAGGTCGACGATATGGAACATCTCGTCGCGGCACATCATATTGCCGGGATGACAGTCGCCGTGCAGGCGGATGGCCTGGTAGGGCGTGCGGGCGTAGAGCGTCTCGACCTTGGCCAGCAGATCCCGCGCCACCGACTCGTAGGCCGGCAGCAGGCTGCGCGGGATGAAGCCGCCATCGAGCAGGGTCGCCAGCGACGCGTGGCCGAAGTTCTGCACGTCCAGGGCTTCGCGGTGCTGGAAGGGCTTGCTGGCGCCGACCGCGTGCAGGCGGCCGAGCAGCTGGCCGAGGCGGTACAGCTGGTCGAGGTTGCCCGGCTCCGGCGCCCGCCCGCCGCGGCGGGGGAACAGGGCGAAGCGGAAGCCGGCATGCTCGAACAAGCTGTCGCCCTCGTGGAGCAGCGGCGCCACCACCGGCACCTCGCATTCGGCCAGCTCGAAGCTGAACTGGTGCTCCTCGCGGATCGCCGCATCGCTCCAGCGCGCCGGTCGGTAGAACTTGGCGATCAGCGGTTCGCCCTCGTCGATGCCGACCTGGTAGACGCGGTTCTCGTAGCTGTTCAGCGCCAGCACGCGGGCATCGCTGACGAAGCCCAGGCTTTCCACAGCATCGAGCACCAAGTCGGGGGTGAGGGCGGCAAAGGGATGGGACATGGGCGGATCCGCAGCGTCGGGCGCCCCAGTGTACGCCGAGAAGCGCGCTGGCTGGCTTTTAAGCGTGTCGCGTGAGCCCGCCCTCAGAGTTGAGTATCGAGTTCGTAGCCCGGATACAATCCGGGAAGCCGGTATCTGCGCATCTTCCGGGTTGTTTCTGGGCTACCCCATCACTCGCTGGTTGGGGAGAGGGTGCTGTTGCCGACTTCCCTCACCCGACCCCCTCTCCCACAAGTGGGCGCAGAGAGCGTAGGGCCGTAGGATGGGTCGAGCGCAGCGATACCCATCATGGCCATTCGATGGGTATCGCAGGCTCAACCCATCCTACGCAGCGGGTGGATTCGTTCGCCCGGAAGAGGGTCGGGGAACGGCGAGTCTGGGCCCCTAGAGCTGGGTGCCGAGCAGCACCTGCTGCGGCGAGAACTGCGCGCGCACCGGGTCGCTGGCTTGCAAGCCGAGCTCGAGCAGGCGCTCGGCGGCGACCAGGGCACAGAGGACCTGGCCGCTGGCCAGGCCGATGCGTACTTCGCTGGGGCCGTTGGGGTCGGCGAGGATCTGCTCGATCCAGCCCTCCAACTGGTTGAGCCCCGGCCCGGCCGCGGCGGACAGCGGCTGCAGCTCGACCCAGCCGGCCTTGATCAGCGCCACCACCGTGCTGCCAGGCAGCAACTCGAGCTTCTCGGTGCTGTCGTGGGTGATCTGCGCCTCGATGCGCGCGCCGCCGGGCAACTCGATCTCGATCAGGTCGTTGCGACCCTGCGCGTGGATGGCGCAGACCCGCCCGCCGAGCTGGTTGCGCGCGCTGGTCTTGAGCATCACGCGGCCGAGCAGCTGCAGGTCGGCGTCGTCCTCGGCGGCCTGCAGCACCAGCGCCTGCAAGGCTTCCAGGCGCTTGTACAGGGCCAGCAGGCGTTCGCCTTCGTGGGACAGCCGCGCGCCACCGCCGCCGCGGCCGCCGACGGTGCGTTCCACCAAGGGTTTCTCGGCCAGGTTGTTGAGCTCGTCGATGGCGTCCCAGGCCGCCTTGTAGCTCAGCCCGGCGGCCTTGGCGGCGCGGGTGATCGAGCCTTGCACGGCGATCTGCTCGAGCAGCGCCATGCGTTGCGGGCGGCGGCTGACATGCTGGGCGAGGGTGGTGAGTGCGGACATGCGGGTGATATCTGGCGCGGGGAGATAGCGCGAGGGTTGCCGGAATCGCCGGCTCAGTCAATCGCCAGGCCGTCAATCTCCGGGTTTCGCCGTGCGCGCCAGGCAATACACATCGACCCGCGCGGCGCCGGCCTGGCGCAGCAGGCGGGCCAGGCTCTGGGCGGTGGCGCCGGTGGTCAGCACGTCGTCGACCAGGGCCAGGTGGCGGCCGGCGACCGCGGCCGGGTTGGCCAGGGCAAAGGCCCGGCGCAGGTTGCGCTGGCGGGTGGCGGCGTCCAGGCCCTGTTGCGCCGGCGTTTCGAGCACGCGCTGGAGCAGCCGTTCATCGACCGCCAGCTGCAGGCCGGTGCCGAGCCAGCGGGCCAGCAGCGCCGCCTGATTGAAGCCACGCTGACGCAGGCGGCGCTTGGCCAGCGGCACCGGCAGCAGGCAGTCCGGGCGCGGCAGGCCTTCGCCGAAGGCATGCTGCAGATGGCGGCTCAGGCCATCCGCCAGCAGGCGACCGAGCGGCCACTTGGCCTGGTGCTTGAAACGCGTGACCAGCGCATCGAGCGGGAAGTCATAGCGCCAGGGCGTTTCCACCCGGCTGAAGGCCGGCGGGCGCTGCAGACAGGCGCCGCAGGCCAGGCCGTCGACCGCCAGGGGCAGGGCGCAGACGCTGCATTGCTCGCCGAGCCAAGGCAGTTCGTTCTCGCAAGGGCCGCACAGGGACAAGCCGCTGTCCGCCGGCTCATCGCATAACAGGCAGAATTGGTTGTTTTTTGTCCAGATGTAAACCGCTTTCCCGTGTTCTGGTTGACAGCGCATTTCGCTTCCCTAAATATTCCGCACATCCGTGTCGTGCTGGTCGACTCTAGCAGTCAAGCGCGAGCCAACAACAAGGAACAACCCGCATGACCGCATCCGCTTCCCTGGCGACTCGCCACGATTGGTCCCTCGCCGAAGTCAAAGCCCTGTTCGAGCAGCCGTTCAACGACCTGCTGTTCCAGGCGCAGACCGTGCACCGCGCGCATTTCGACGCCAACCGCGTGCAGGTCTCGACCCTGCTGTCGATCAAGACCGGCGCCTGCCCGGAAGACTGCAAGTACTGCCCGCAGTCCGGCCACTACAACACCGGGCTGGAAAAAGAGAAGCTGATGGAAGTGCAGAAGGTTCTGCAGGCCGCCGCCGAGGCCAAGGCCATCGGCTCGACCCGTTTCTGCATGGGCGCGGCGTGGAAGCACCCGTCGGCCAAGGACATGCCCTACGTGCTGGAGATGGTCAAAGGCGTCAAGGCCATGGGCCTGGAGACCTGCATGACCCTCGGCCGTCTCGATCAGGAGCAGACCTCCGCGCTGGCCGATGCCGGCCTCGACTACTACAACCACAACCTCGACACCTCGCCGGAGTTCTACGGCAACATCATCACCACCCGCACCTACGGCGAGCGTCTGCAGACCCTGGCCTACGTGCGCGAGGCGGGGATGAAGATCTGCTCCGGTGGCATCCTCGGCATGGGCGAGTCGGTCGACGACCGCGCCGGCCTGCTGATCCAGCTGGCCAACCTGCCCGAACAGCCGGAGTCGGTGCCGATCAACATGCTGGTCAAGGTCAAGGGCACGCCGCTGGCCGAGGAGAAGGACGTCGATCCGTTCGACTTCATCCGCACCCTGGCCGTGGCGCGGATCATGATGCCGAAGTCCCACGTGCGCCTGTCCGCCGGCCGCGAGCAGATGAACGAGCAGATGCAGGCCCTGGCCTTCTTCGCCGGCGCCAACTCGATCTTTTACGGCGAGAAGCTGCTGACCACCGCCAACCCGCAGGCCGACAAGGACATGCAGCTGTTCGCCCGCCTCGGCATCAAGCCGGAAGAGCGCGAAGAGCACGCCGACGAGGTGCACCAGGCCGCCATCGAGCAGGCCCTGGTCGAACAGCGCGATTCGCAGCTGTTCTACGACGCCGCCGCTGTTTGATTGCCCGTTCGGTGGATGGGTAAAGCGTCATCCACCCTACGCAAGACCCGACTTCTTCGTAGGGTGGATGACCCGCTTGCGGTTATCCACCAGCTTCCGGTGATCCGTTCCCATGCCATTCGATCTCGCCTCTCGCCTCGCCGAACGCCGCGCGGCGCATCTCTATCGCCAGCGCCCGCTGCTGGACAGCCCACAAGCCCCGGACGTGACGGTCGACGGCCAGCCGTTGCTGGCGTTCTGCTCCAACGACTACCTCGGCCTGGCCAACCATCCCGAAGTGATCCGCGCGCTGCGCGAAGGCGCGGAGCAGTGGGGCGTCGGCGGCGGTGCCTCGCATCTGGTGATCGGCCACAGCACGCCGCATCACCAGCTGGAAGAAGCGCTCGCCGAGTTCACCGGGCGGCCGCGCGCGCTGCTGTTTTCCACCGGCTATATGGCCAACCTGGCGGCGGTGACGGCGCTGGTCGGCCAGGGCGATACGGTGCTGGAAGATCGTCTCAACCATGCCTCGCTGCTCGACGCCGGTCTGCTCTCCGGCGCGCGTTTTTCGCGCTACCTGCACAACGATGCAACCAGCCTCGCCAGCCGCCTGGAAAAAGCCACCGGCAATACCCTGGTGGTGACCGACGGGGTGTTCAGCATGGACGGCGACCTCGCCGACCTGCCGGCGCTGAGTGCCGCGGCGAAGCGCAAAGGCGCCTGGCTGATGGTCGACGATGCCCACGGCTTCGGCCCGCTGGGCGCCAATGGCGGCGGCATAGTCGAGCATTTCGGCCTGGGCATCGACGAGGTGCCGGTGCTGGTCGGCACCCTCGGCAAGGCCTTCGGCACCGCAGGCGCCTTTGTCGCCGGTAGCGAGGAACTGATCGAGACGCTGATCCAGTTCGCCCGCCCGTACATCTACACCACCAGCCAGCCGCCGGCGGTGGCCTGCGCGACGCTGAAGAGCCTCGAACTGCTGCGCACGGAAAGCTGGCGCCGCGAACACCTGAACCAGCTGATCGCGCGCTTCCGCCAGGGCGCCAGCGAGATCGGCCTGCGCCTGATGGACAGCCCGACGCCGATCCAGCCGATCCTGGTTGGCGACAGCGCCCGCGCCCTGCAGCTCACCGCGCTGCTCAAGGCGCGCGGCCTGTTGGTCGGTGCCATCCGCCCGCCGACAGTACCGGCCGGTAGCGCTCGCCTGCGCGTGACGCTGTCGGCGGCGCACAGCGAAGCGCAGTTGGAGCGACTATTGGAAGCCCTGGCCGAATGCTGGCCACTGCTGGAGAACGGCGATGCGTGATCGCCTGATCCTGTTGCCCGGCTGGGGTCTGGGCACCGCGCCGCTGGTCGCGCTGGCGGTGGCTTTGAGTGGCCTGGATGAGCATCTGCGGGTGCAGATCGAGGCGCTGCCGAACCTCGCTTCCGCCGATCCGCAGGACTGGCTCGACGAGCTGGACGCGCGCCTGCCGCAGGATGCCTGGCTGGGCGGCTGGTCGTTCGGCGGCATGCTCGCCGCCGAGTTGGCGGCACGCCGGGGCGAGCGTTGCTGCGGCCTGCTGACCCTGGCCAGCAACGCCTGCTTCGTCGTCCGCGCCGACTGGCCGAGCGCCATGCCGGTCGACACCTTCACGGCGTTCCGCAGCGGTTGTGCCGGCGATGCCCAGGCCACGCTGAAACGCTTCGCCCTCTTGTGTGCCCAGGGCGCCGAGGATCCGCGCGCGCTGGCCCGCCGCCTCGGCGCCGCCACCCCGGCAGCGCTGGAGGTGCCGCTGTTGGCCGGCCTCGACGTGCTGGCGGCATTGGACACCCGCGCGGCGCTGCAGGCCTTCAACGGCCCGCAACTGCACCTGCTGGCCGGTGCCGATGCGCTGGTGCCGGGCGAAGCCGCCGGTGCGCTGCTGGAACTGCTGCCGGATACCGA is drawn from Pseudomonas cavernae and contains these coding sequences:
- a CDS encoding cysteine synthase A — encoded protein: MPIQDGFIGSIGNTPLIRLGRLSAETGCDILGKAEFLNPGGSVKDRAALYIVRDAERRGSLQAGGTIVEGTAGNTGIGLAHISAARGYRCIIVIPDNQSPEKLELLRVLGAEVRSVPAKPYRDPDNYQKIAGRLAAELPGAIWANQFDNLANRQAHYETTGPEIWRDTGGQLDAFVCATGTGGTLAGVARYLKAQNPALRIVLADPMGSALYHWVQCGELAAEGSSITEGIGTTRITANLEGTPIDAAVQIDDQCCVDMVYRLLREEGLCLGSSSGINVAAAVQVARELGPGHTVVTLLCDRGGLYFQRLFNPAWLREKGLRAG
- a CDS encoding Mut7-C RNAse domain-containing protein, with the translated sequence MTRATFRFYEELNDFLPAERRRQAFTCICARAATVKHMIEALGVPHTEVELVLVDGESVGFERLLHDGDRVAVYPKFEALDISPLLKVRERPLRRLRFVADAHLGGLAHLLRMSGFDTLYDNHFADEQIAAIAEQQGRIVLTRDRELLKRRIISHGCYVHALKPAQQLRELFERLDLARSARPFSLCLHCNLPLSSIDKEEAAERLPSRLCACYSRFYTCNACHRLFWEGSHWRSMVALLGPLLDDR
- the osmE gene encoding osmotically-inducible lipoprotein OsmE gives rise to the protein MTQQLLAATGLLACLAGCAGMNETYRTFADQPLVAQVHKGMSQQEVQSIAGAPLATQARSADQGTCNDYQLSKAGRQQAYHVSFDVAGRVDHTGFTSCSERESEERARASTGYGGMGGGGY
- a CDS encoding serine/threonine protein kinase — encoded protein: MSHPFAALTPDLVLDAVESLGFVSDARVLALNSYENRVYQVGIDEGEPLIAKFYRPARWSDAAIREEHQFSFELAECEVPVVAPLLHEGDSLFEHAGFRFALFPRRGGRAPEPGNLDQLYRLGQLLGRLHAVGASKPFQHREALDVQNFGHASLATLLDGGFIPRSLLPAYESVARDLLAKVETLYARTPYQAIRLHGDCHPGNMMCRDEMFHIVDLDDCRSGPAAQDLWMMLAGERHERLGQLSELMDGYQEFHDFDPRELALIEGLRALRLLHYSAWLARRWDDPAFPMSFPWFGSERYWGDQVLALREQLAALDEEPLRLF
- a CDS encoding TOBE domain-containing protein, producing the protein MSALTTLAQHVSRRPQRMALLEQIAVQGSITRAAKAAGLSYKAAWDAIDELNNLAEKPLVERTVGGRGGGGARLSHEGERLLALYKRLEALQALVLQAAEDDADLQLLGRVMLKTSARNQLGGRVCAIHAQGRNDLIEIELPGGARIEAQITHDSTEKLELLPGSTVVALIKAGWVELQPLSAAAGPGLNQLEGWIEQILADPNGPSEVRIGLASGQVLCALVAAERLLELGLQASDPVRAQFSPQQVLLGTQL
- a CDS encoding ComF family protein, which codes for MRCQPEHGKAVYIWTKNNQFCLLCDEPADSGLSLCGPCENELPWLGEQCSVCALPLAVDGLACGACLQRPPAFSRVETPWRYDFPLDALVTRFKHQAKWPLGRLLADGLSRHLQHAFGEGLPRPDCLLPVPLAKRRLRQRGFNQAALLARWLGTGLQLAVDERLLQRVLETPAQQGLDAATRQRNLRRAFALANPAAVAGRHLALVDDVLTTGATAQSLARLLRQAGAARVDVYCLARTAKPGD
- the bioB gene encoding biotin synthase BioB; its protein translation is MTASASLATRHDWSLAEVKALFEQPFNDLLFQAQTVHRAHFDANRVQVSTLLSIKTGACPEDCKYCPQSGHYNTGLEKEKLMEVQKVLQAAAEAKAIGSTRFCMGAAWKHPSAKDMPYVLEMVKGVKAMGLETCMTLGRLDQEQTSALADAGLDYYNHNLDTSPEFYGNIITTRTYGERLQTLAYVREAGMKICSGGILGMGESVDDRAGLLIQLANLPEQPESVPINMLVKVKGTPLAEEKDVDPFDFIRTLAVARIMMPKSHVRLSAGREQMNEQMQALAFFAGANSIFYGEKLLTTANPQADKDMQLFARLGIKPEEREEHADEVHQAAIEQALVEQRDSQLFYDAAAV
- the bioF gene encoding 8-amino-7-oxononanoate synthase yields the protein MPFDLASRLAERRAAHLYRQRPLLDSPQAPDVTVDGQPLLAFCSNDYLGLANHPEVIRALREGAEQWGVGGGASHLVIGHSTPHHQLEEALAEFTGRPRALLFSTGYMANLAAVTALVGQGDTVLEDRLNHASLLDAGLLSGARFSRYLHNDATSLASRLEKATGNTLVVTDGVFSMDGDLADLPALSAAAKRKGAWLMVDDAHGFGPLGANGGGIVEHFGLGIDEVPVLVGTLGKAFGTAGAFVAGSEELIETLIQFARPYIYTTSQPPAVACATLKSLELLRTESWRREHLNQLIARFRQGASEIGLRLMDSPTPIQPILVGDSARALQLTALLKARGLLVGAIRPPTVPAGSARLRVTLSAAHSEAQLERLLEALAECWPLLENGDA
- a CDS encoding alpha/beta fold hydrolase; amino-acid sequence: MRDRLILLPGWGLGTAPLVALAVALSGLDEHLRVQIEALPNLASADPQDWLDELDARLPQDAWLGGWSFGGMLAAELAARRGERCCGLLTLASNACFVVRADWPSAMPVDTFTAFRSGCAGDAQATLKRFALLCAQGAEDPRALARRLGAATPAALEVPLLAGLDVLAALDTRAALQAFNGPQLHLLAGADALVPGEAAGALLELLPDTEIGLIEQASHAFVVERAHEVAAAIHAFLHEVGDD